AGCACGCCGGAGACCACCAGGCCGAGGACACCCACCCACCAGGCCCCGAGCGGCTGCGTCGAGGCGCCGGACTCCCGCCGCTCCTGCTCCCCCGGCGCGCCGTCCATCACGCGGCGTCGAGGGTGCGTTCCGCGGCCTCCACGACATTGCTCAGCAGCATGGCCCGCGTCATGGGCCCCACGCCGCCGGGGTTCGGGGTCAACCAGCCGGCCACCTCGGCGACGTCCGGGTGCACGTCGCCGGCGATCTTGCCGTCCCGACGGGCGACGCCCACGTCCATGACGGCCGCTCCCGGCTTGACCATGTCCGGGGTGATCATGTCCGGCACGCCGGCCGCCGAGATGACGATGTCGGCCCGCCGCGTGTGCGCGGCGAGGTCCCGGGTGCCGGTATGGCACAGGGTCACCGTCGCGTTCTCGCTGCGCCGCGTGAGGATGAGGCCCAGCGGTCGGCCCACGGTGAGGCCGCGCCCCACCACCACGACCTCGGCACCGGCGATCGGCACGTCGTACCGGCGCAGCAGCTCCACGCACCCCACGGGGGTGCACGGCAGCGGCGCCGGTTCGCCCAGCACGAGAGCCCCGAGGTTCCTGGGGTGCAGCCCGTCGACGTCCTTGGCCGGGTCGACCCGCGAGAGGATCGCGAACTCGTCGAGGCCCGTGGGCTGCTGGACGAGGAAGGCGGTCACGGCGGGGTCGGCGTTGAGCTCGTCGACGGTCGCGAGGACGTCGGCGAGGCCGGAGCCCGCGGGCAGCTCGCGCCGCACCGAGGTGACGCCGATGGCGGCGCAGTCCTTGTGCTTCGCCCCGACGTACCACCGGCTGGCCGGGTCGTCACCCACGAGGACGGTGGCCAGCCCGGGGACGACCCCACGCCGGGCCAGGGCCTCGACCCGGGTGCGCAGCTCGTCCTGGATCGTCGCGTGCACGGCCTTGCCGTCAAGGATCGTCGCGGTCATGGCGTCGAGTCTAGGGACGTGCGGGCGGCGGGTCTCACTCCCACTCCGGCTGGTCGTCCGCGTCGAAGCTGATGTCCACGAGGAGCTCGGCGGCCAGGTCCTCCAGGGCCCGCCGCAGGGCCGACAGGTCGGTCTCCGCGGGCGCGCGCAGGCGGACCTTGGCGGCGAAGAGGTCCCCGCCGGCCTGGGGTGCCGGCACGACCTTCGTCTGGAGGTCCTCCACGGACACCTGCTGCCCGGCCAGGATGCCGGTGATCTCCTTGACGATGCCGGGTCGGTCGTTGCCGACGAGGTCCAGGTGCAGCAGGTCGCCCGCGGGGCGGGCCGGTCCGGTGGCGGCGTCGTCGCCCACGAGGTGCACGGTCGTCTCCAGCACCCCGCCGAGCCCGCCGAGGGCCTCGGCCAGGGCCTGCGACCGGCTGTCGGGGACGTCCACGGTGACGATGCCGGCGAACTTGCCGGCGAGCTCGGCCAGCTGGCTGCGCTCCCAGCTCCCGCCGTGCTCGGCCACCACGTCGGCCAGCACGTTGACCAGCCCGGGCCGGTCGTCGCCGATGACGGTGATCACGAGGGTCGCCATGTCCGGGAGCCTACCGGTGCGTGAGGGCCGCGGGCGAGGGTGCGCGCCGACCTCGCGCAGGTCGGGCCAGCGCGGCCCAGACCGAGGCCGTGAGGGCCAGCGCGACGCCGAGGAGCAGCTGGGGGCCCAGCGCCGCACGGCCGACCGGGTCCAGGGCGTCGAGCAGCACACCCACCACCAGCTGGGTCGTGATGGTGACGAGGGCGAAGACGAGGACGGGCACGTGCTGCACCGCGTAGGCCGCCAGGGCGATGAAGACGATGCCCATCACCCCGCCGGTCCACGCCCACCAGGGCAGACCGGCGCCGACGGGGCTGGGCCGCAGCCCGCCCGCGAGCGAGGCCACCAGGCCGAGGAGCACCAGGGTCAGCGTGCCGGTGAGGAAGTTGACCCAGGCGGTCGCGACCGGCGCCCTGCTCACCGTGGTGACCACGCCGTTGAGCGCCTGCTGCACCGAGGTGAGGGCGCCGGCGGCGCAGACCAGCACGAGCGCGAGGGCGAAGCCCACCCCGGCACCGACCGCGGCACCGCCCTGGTCCGGTCGGGCCGTGGCCGCCACCGCGACGCCGACGACGGCGAGCGCCGCCGCCCCGACCCGCCCGGCCCGCCACGGCTGCGCCGGCCCGGGGCCCAGGCCGGCGCGGTCGACGAGCAGCGCGCTGACCGACTGCCCGCCGATCACCGCGACGAGGAAGGCGGTGACGCCCACCAGCGGCACGGCATACGTCTGGCTGGCGACGAGGAGGGCGCCCCCGACACCCCCGACGACCTGCCAGGGGCGCAGGGACCCGGCCCGCACCGCCGCCCAGACGGCGGCGGCGCGTCGGCGCAACGGGGCGAGCCCGAGCAGCAGGGTGAGCACGACGAGGCCGCTGCCGAACGACAGCGTGGCCGCCGGGAGCGCGCCCACCTGCTCCGAGAGCACCCCGTTGACCCGGGACTGGACCGGCAGCACGGCCCCGCAGGCCCCCGCCGCGAGCAGCGGCAGGAGGGTCGCCACCAGGGGGCTCCCCCCGGTCGAGGGCTCCGGACCCGGGTCAGTGGGCAAAGTGCCGGGTGCCGGTGAAGTACGTCGTCACGCCCGCACGCTCGGCCGCGGCGACGACCTCCTCGTCCCGGATCGACCCACCGGGTGCCACCACCGCCCGGACCCCCGCGTCGAGCAGCACCTGCAGGCCGTCGGCGAAGGGGAAGAACGCGTCCGAGGCAGCCACCGCGCCCTGGGCCCGCTCCCCCGCCCGGCTGACCGCCAGGTGACAGGAGTCGACCCGGTTCACCTGCCCCATCCCGACCCCGATCGAGGCGCCGTCCTGGGCGAGCAGGATGGCGTTGGACTTCGTCGCGCGGACCGCACGCCAGGCGAACTGCAGGTCGGCGAGCGTGGCCTCGTCCGCGGGATCGCCGGCCACCAGGCGCCAGCGCGAGGCGTCGTCGCCGCCGCCCTCGACCTCGGCGTCGACCGCGTCGACCGCCTGCACGAGCAGCCCCCCGGAGATCGGCCGGGTCTCGACCCCACCGGCCTGCGGCGAGGCGACCCGGAGCAGGCGCAGGTTCTTCTTCGCCGAGAGCACGTCCAGCGCGCCCGGCTCGAAGTCGGGGGCCACCACCACCTCGGTGAAGACCTCCGCGACCTGCCGCGCCATCGCCTCGGTCACCGGCTGGTTGGTCGCGACGATCCCGCCGAACGCGGACACCGGGTCGCAGGCGTGCGCCTTGGCGTGGGCGTCGGCGATGTCGCGACCGACCGCGATCCCGCACGGGTTGGCGTGCTTGATGATCGCCACGGTCGGCTGGTCACCGTGGTCGTGCGCGGCCCGCCGGGCGGCGTCGGCGTCGACGTAGTTGTTGAACGACATCTCCTTGCCGCCCAGCTGCTCGGCCTGGGCCAGGCCGGGGGTCGGGGCGAAGCCGTCGGCGTAGAGGGCGGCGCGCTGGTGCGGGTTCTCGCCGTAGCGCAGGACCGCCGCCCGGTCCCAGGTGGCACCGACCCACGCGGGGAACCCGGTCCCGTCGCCGCTGTCGGTGAGCGCGTTGCCCATCCACGAGGCGACGTGCACGTCGTAGGTCGCGGTGTGCACGAAGGCGGCGGCGGCCAGCCGCTGCCGCTGCGCGAGCGTGAACCCGCCGGCGGCGACGGCCTCCAGCACCTCCGGGTATGCCGTGGGGCTGGTGACGACGGCGACGCTGCGGTGGTTCTTGGCCGCGGCCCGGACCATGGACGGACCGCCGATGTCGATCTGCTCGACGCACGCGTCCTGGTCCGCCCCGGAGGCCACCGTGTCGGCGAACGGGTAGAGGTTGCCGACGACGAGGTCGAAGCCGTCGACGCCCAGCTCCTCCAGCTGCCGCACGTGCTCGGGGTTGGTGGTGTCGGCGAGCAGCCCGGCGTGCACCCGCGGGTGCAGGGTCTTGACCCTCCCGTCGAGGCACTCGGGGAAGCCGGTGAGCTCCTCGACCCGGGTGACCGGCAGGCCCAGGCTCTCGATCCGGGCGGCCGACCCGCCCGTGGAGACGAGGGCGACCCCGGCCTCGGCCAGCCCGGTGACGAGCTCGTCGAGACCGGCCTTGTCGTAGACCGAGACGAGGGCGCGGCGGACCGGCCGGCGCCCGTCGGGCAGGGTGTCGCTGGAGGGGGTCGGGGTGCTCACGGATCGCTCCTCTGGTGCGGGTCCGGCAGCCGGTGGAGGCGCCGGACGGACGGTGCGGGCACCCAGGCGGGCGATACCCACGCGTGCACTCCCCGGTGGTGTCCCACCCGCGCCAGTCGTGTGCCGCCAGTCTACCCGCGCCCGCTCCGACCCCGGGGCCGGTAGGTTCGCTGCGTGGACGCACGGCACGCCCGGCACGCACGGCACTGGGACCGGCTCGCCGACCGGTACGACGAGGTGTCGGCGGGCGTGGAACGCCGCCTCCTCGCGGCCAGCCGTCCCTGGGTGGCCGGCCGGGCCCACGGACGCGTGCTCGAGGTGGGGGTGGGGACCGGGGCCAACCTGCCCTTCTACCCGCCGGGCGTCGAGCTCGTGTGCCTCGAGCGCAGCGCGCCCATGCTCGTCCAGGCCCGTCGGCGCGCGGCCGCGCTGGGCCTGCCGGTGACCTTCGTGCTGGGCGACGCCGGTGCCCTGCCGGCGGGCACGGGCTCGATGGACACGGTCGTCTCGACCTTCACCCTCTGCTGCGTGCCCGACCTCGGGGTCGCGCTCGCGGAGATGGTCCGCGTGCTGCGACCCGGCGGGTCGCTGCTGCTGGCCGACCACGTGGCCTCCGACCGCTGGTGGGTGCGGGCGCCGCAGGCGCTGGTGGACGCGGTCACCGTGCCGCTGGCCGGCGAGCACCTCGGGCGTCGCCCCGCGGCCCGCCTGGCCGCCCTCGGCCTGGAGGTGGTGGAGGCGCGGCGGACGATGTTAGGCGTCATCGAGCGGGTGCACGCGCGCCAGCCGGGGTAGGGCTGCGACGAGCATCTCCCGCTCGGCGACCTTGATCCGCTCGTGCAGGCTCTCCTCGGTGTCCCCGTCCAGCACCGGGACGGCCCGCTGGTCGAGGATCGGGCCGGTGTCGACCCCGGCGTCCACCTCGTGCAGCGTGCACCCGCTGACCCGGACGCCGTGGGCCAGGGCGTCCCGGACGGCGTGCGCCCCCGGGAACGACGGCAGCAGCGCCGGGTGGGTGTTGACGACACGGTGCTCCGCCAGCACGGCGGGCCCGAGGATCCTCATGAACCCCGCGCTGAGCACGAGGTCGGGGTGGTGGGCGCCGATCCGTCCGGCCAGCGCGACGTCCCAGGCTGCCCGGTCCGGGTGGGCGGCCACCGGCTCGACGAAGGTCGGCAGACCGCGGCGAC
This genomic window from Serinicoccus chungangensis contains:
- a CDS encoding bifunctional methylenetetrahydrofolate dehydrogenase/methenyltetrahydrofolate cyclohydrolase, which produces MTATILDGKAVHATIQDELRTRVEALARRGVVPGLATVLVGDDPASRWYVGAKHKDCAAIGVTSVRRELPAGSGLADVLATVDELNADPAVTAFLVQQPTGLDEFAILSRVDPAKDVDGLHPRNLGALVLGEPAPLPCTPVGCVELLRRYDVPIAGAEVVVVGRGLTVGRPLGLILTRRSENATVTLCHTGTRDLAAHTRRADIVISAAGVPDMITPDMVKPGAAVMDVGVARRDGKIAGDVHPDVAEVAGWLTPNPGGVGPMTRAMLLSNVVEAAERTLDAA
- a CDS encoding glycine cleavage system protein R gives rise to the protein MATLVITVIGDDRPGLVNVLADVVAEHGGSWERSQLAELAGKFAGIVTVDVPDSRSQALAEALGGLGGVLETTVHLVGDDAATGPARPAGDLLHLDLVGNDRPGIVKEITGILAGQQVSVEDLQTKVVPAPQAGGDLFAAKVRLRAPAETDLSALRRALEDLAAELLVDISFDADDQPEWE
- a CDS encoding DMT family transporter: MATLLPLLAAGACGAVLPVQSRVNGVLSEQVGALPAATLSFGSGLVVLTLLLGLAPLRRRAAAVWAAVRAGSLRPWQVVGGVGGALLVASQTYAVPLVGVTAFLVAVIGGQSVSALLVDRAGLGPGPAQPWRAGRVGAAALAVVGVAVAATARPDQGGAAVGAGVGFALALVLVCAAGALTSVQQALNGVVTTVSRAPVATAWVNFLTGTLTLVLLGLVASLAGGLRPSPVGAGLPWWAWTGGVMGIVFIALAAYAVQHVPVLVFALVTITTQLVVGVLLDALDPVGRAALGPQLLLGVALALTASVWAALARPARGRRAPSPAALTHR
- the purH gene encoding bifunctional phosphoribosylaminoimidazolecarboxamide formyltransferase/IMP cyclohydrolase, which translates into the protein MSTPTPSSDTLPDGRRPVRRALVSVYDKAGLDELVTGLAEAGVALVSTGGSAARIESLGLPVTRVEELTGFPECLDGRVKTLHPRVHAGLLADTTNPEHVRQLEELGVDGFDLVVGNLYPFADTVASGADQDACVEQIDIGGPSMVRAAAKNHRSVAVVTSPTAYPEVLEAVAAGGFTLAQRQRLAAAAFVHTATYDVHVASWMGNALTDSGDGTGFPAWVGATWDRAAVLRYGENPHQRAALYADGFAPTPGLAQAEQLGGKEMSFNNYVDADAARRAAHDHGDQPTVAIIKHANPCGIAVGRDIADAHAKAHACDPVSAFGGIVATNQPVTEAMARQVAEVFTEVVVAPDFEPGALDVLSAKKNLRLLRVASPQAGGVETRPISGGLLVQAVDAVDAEVEGGGDDASRWRLVAGDPADEATLADLQFAWRAVRATKSNAILLAQDGASIGVGMGQVNRVDSCHLAVSRAGERAQGAVAASDAFFPFADGLQVLLDAGVRAVVAPGGSIRDEEVVAAAERAGVTTYFTGTRHFAH
- a CDS encoding class I SAM-dependent methyltransferase produces the protein MDARHARHARHWDRLADRYDEVSAGVERRLLAASRPWVAGRAHGRVLEVGVGTGANLPFYPPGVELVCLERSAPMLVQARRRAAALGLPVTFVLGDAGALPAGTGSMDTVVSTFTLCCVPDLGVALAEMVRVLRPGGSLLLADHVASDRWWVRAPQALVDAVTVPLAGEHLGRRPAARLAALGLEVVEARRTMLGVIERVHARQPG
- the purN gene encoding phosphoribosylglycinamide formyltransferase, encoding MSGLPRPRVLALVSGSGTLLEAVLEACADPAYAVDVVAVGADRDGIEGLERARRRGLPTFVEPVAAHPDRAAWDVALAGRIGAHHPDLVLSAGFMRILGPAVLAEHRVVNTHPALLPSFPGAHAVRDALAHGVRVSGCTLHEVDAGVDTGPILDQRAVPVLDGDTEESLHERIKVAEREMLVAALPRLARVHPLDDA